One stretch of Anabrus simplex isolate iqAnaSimp1 chromosome 3, ASM4041472v1, whole genome shotgun sequence DNA includes these proteins:
- the LOC137498882 gene encoding uncharacterized protein yields the protein MRNKESEKPKPVVFLDETWIFMNGSPTYSWNKPHKSGHDVQGVIRRPVSEGGRLVIVHAGTKDGFVPGADLIFATNLKRNQDYHGAMNSEKFQMWVKTQLIVGLRNIGPCVIVMDNAPYHCKLVEHQPTTKWRKDQLVSWLRQNGVSPPENATKDELQRLCNMNRSHLKRYIVDEMLHSEGHTVLRLPPYHSFFNAIEFVWSVAKQYYNKTVASRPGHGLDRATAVWKESLDQVGQVEMLFIGYRQVEFIIYLSGCDTSIYLIGDSRDVEK from the exons atgcgtaataaggagagtgagaaaccaaaacctgttgttttcttggatgagacttggatttttatgaatg ggtcacccacatactcctggaataaaccacacaaatctggacatgatgttcaaggagtaattcgtcgacctgtgtctgagggaggaagactggttattgttcatgctggaacgaaagatggctttgtacctg gtgctgatttgatatttgctacaaacttgaagagaaatcaggattaccatggtgctatgaacagcgagaaatttcagatgtgggtgaagacgcaattaatcgtaggattaagaaatataggaccctgtgttattgtaatggataatgcaccatatcactgtaagcttgttgagcatcaaccaacaacgaaatggaggaaggatcaattagtg tcatggttaaggcagaatggagtttctccaccagaaaatgctacaaaagatgagctgcaaaggttgtgtaatatgaatcgaagtcacttaaagag gtacattgttgacgagatgctgcacagtgaaggccatactgtcttacgacttcctccataccactcatttttcaatgccatcgaatttgtatggtctgtggcaaaacagtattataacaaaacagtggcttcaagacctggtcacggattggacagagctacagctgtgtggaaagaatctcttgatcaggtaggccaagtggaaatgttatttattggatataggcaagtggagtttataatatacttgtcaggttgtgatacttcaatatatcttataggtgacagcagagatgtggagaaatga